Proteins found in one Elgaria multicarinata webbii isolate HBS135686 ecotype San Diego chromosome 12, rElgMul1.1.pri, whole genome shotgun sequence genomic segment:
- the HTR3B gene encoding 5-hydroxytryptamine receptor 3B: MARDTGTCSLSQFEEGSSAAATQRPKNSTLHRLTRRLLKNYKKGVRPVRNWAEATTVYLDLSIHAVLDVDGQNQKLTTSISYRQFWRDEYLIWNSSGYDGIQEISLPISSIWVPDIIIGESVDASRSPDIPFVYLNATGMIRNYKPMQVVSACSLEMYAFPFDTQNCSLTFNSALHTVQDVDLAFRRSDEGIKSEQKLFLNDGEWELVSVLCERIILQTQSGSFAQIRFHVVICRRPLLYVVSLVVPSIILIAVDLASFYLPLNSATRITFKTSVLVGYTLFKVNMSDELPTTGTGTPLISVFFTICMALLVLSLSKSILLIKFLHLGEDHIREKLFTSCSCKSTDEHGGGHSKVSRSTGGKGNDVAEITWTREDAGLKDHQVGTTTLLMEKILRELLPVSSHLRALDGAAKAGGDWLALSDKLDKLLFCIYLLVLAIYGVTMGSLWMAWSLQ, translated from the exons ATGGCCAGGGATACTGGGACTTGCAGTCTAAGCCAGTTTGAGGAAG GAAGCTCAGCTGCAGCCACTCAACGACCCAAGAACTCCACTCTGCATCGCCTGACCCGGCGCCTCCTGAAGAACTACAAGAAGGGAGTGAGGCCGGTCCGAAACTGGGCTGAGGCCACCACTGTCTATCTCGACCTCTCCATCCATGCGGTACTGGACGTG GATGGTCAGAATCAGAAGCTAACAACAAGCATCTCATATCGACAG TTCTGGAGGGATGAATATCTCATTTGGAATTCCAGTGGCTATGACGGGATCCAAGAAATCTCTTTGCCCATCAGCTCCATTTGGGTTCCGGATATTATCATTGGTGAATC TGTGGATGCCAGCAGATCCCCTGATATCCCATTTGTTTACTTAAATGCCACTGGCATGATCAGGAACTACAAGCCCATGCAAGTGGTGTCAGCATGCAGCCTGGAAATGTATGCCTTCCCGTTCGACACCCAGAACTGCAGCCTGACCTTCAATAGCGCCTTGCACACAG TTCAGGATGTGGATCTTGCCTTCCGGAGGAGTGATGAGGGAATCAAGAGCGAGCAGAAGTTGTTTCTGAACGATGGAGAATGGGAGCTGGTTTCTGTGCTCTGTGAGCGAATTATCCTGCAAACTCAATCTGGAAGCTTTGCCCAGATTCGGTTTCAT GTTGTTATCTGCAGACGTCCCCTGCTCTACGTAGTCAGTTTGGTAGTTCCCAGCATTATCTTGATAGCCGTGGACCTGGCCAGCTTTTATCTGCCCCTGAACTCAGCAACAAGAATAACATTCAAAACCAGTGTACTGGTGGGCTACACACTATTCAAAGTCAACATGTCAGATGAGCTGCCCACTACTGGAACTGGTACTCCTCTGATCA GTGTCTTCTTCACCATCTGCATGGCTCTGTTGGTCCTCAGCCTATCCAAATCCATCTTACTCATCAAGTTCCTCCACTTGGGTGAAGACCATATTCGGGAGAAGCTCTTTACTTCTTGCTCTTGCAAGAGCACTGATGAACATGGGGGTGGACATTCCAAGGTGTCCAGGAGCACAGGAGGAAAAGGCAATGATGTTGCAG AGATCACATGGACTCGGGAAGACGCGGGCTTGAAAGACCACCAGGTTGGAACAACCACACTTCTGATGGAGAAGATCCTAAGAGAGCTCCTTCCCGTCAGTTCCCACCTCCGTGCATTGGATGGGGCTGCCAAAGCAGGGGGCGACTGGCTTGCTCTCTCAGACAAGCTGGACAAGCTCTTGTTCTGTATTTATCTCCTAGTGCTGGCCATTTACGGGGTCACCATGGGCTCCCTCTGGATGGCATGGAGCTTGCAGTAA